The proteins below are encoded in one region of Methanosarcina barkeri 3:
- a CDS encoding flavodoxin domain-containing protein has protein sequence MMKILNLYCSMTGNTKKIALQIEKTAKSLGMMEVTTIEVTKDSDPNEFDLLDFDFIFIGSGVYTWLPPQIMIDFCRAMLNKHVDRGDVKSYSPRIDKKRAVTYCTFGGPHTGVNEAIFTPKFLGQLLDHLGIEVIAEWLIEGQFNSKNERYMRFNTEGRMGDITGRPNESDLQRVANWVTGVLKV, from the coding sequence ATGATGAAGATTTTAAATCTGTATTGTTCAATGACTGGTAATACTAAAAAAATTGCGTTACAGATCGAAAAAACAGCTAAGTCACTGGGTATGATGGAGGTCACTACCATAGAGGTAACTAAAGACAGTGATCCAAATGAATTTGATTTGCTTGATTTTGATTTCATTTTTATTGGATCGGGTGTATACACTTGGCTACCCCCCCAAATAATGATTGATTTTTGCAGGGCTATGCTGAACAAACATGTTGATAGAGGTGATGTTAAGAGTTACTCTCCAAGAATTGATAAAAAAAGAGCTGTAACCTATTGTACCTTTGGCGGTCCCCATACAGGTGTAAATGAAGCTATATTTACGCCCAAATTCTTAGGGCAATTACTTGATCACCTTGGTATTGAGGTAATAGCAGAATGGCTAATTGAAGGCCAATTTAACAGCAAAAATGAACGCTATATGCGCTTTAATACAGAAGGGCGCATGGGAGATATTACAGGACGACCGAATGAGAGTGATTTACAACGTGTTGCAAATTGGGTTACAGGAGTTTTAAAAGTATAA
- a CDS encoding CGGC domain-containing protein: protein MVKVAILCCDNVKNELSCPAAGCFRSFNEKTGSFERYKDDTEARLVGFSTCAGCPTLLAPEKIIKKIKPLVEISKAEKIHLSSCMAKMCPFVNKYKSAINVAYPDVEVVMGTDAVSDQHIEIMKTMFKKLLTDPNPDISEEYLKITQSVE, encoded by the coding sequence ATGGTAAAAGTCGCAATTCTGTGTTGTGATAATGTAAAGAATGAACTCAGTTGTCCGGCAGCAGGCTGCTTCAGATCATTCAATGAGAAGACGGGCTCATTTGAACGATACAAGGATGATACGGAGGCTCGTCTCGTAGGTTTCAGCACGTGCGCTGGTTGCCCTACCTTGCTCGCTCCGGAAAAAATCATAAAAAAGATCAAGCCGCTTGTTGAGATCAGCAAAGCAGAGAAAATACATTTATCCAGCTGCATGGCGAAGATGTGCCCGTTCGTGAACAAATACAAAAGTGCAATTAATGTGGCATATCCTGATGTGGAAGTGGTTATGGGTACCGATGCAGTTTCAGATCAACACATTGAGATAATGAAAACTATGTTTAAGAAACTGCTTACCGATCCCAATCCCGACATTTCGGAAGAATACCTGAAGATTACGCAGTCAGTGGAATAA
- a CDS encoding alpha/beta fold hydrolase, translating into MLGKITAPTLIVNGTKDNSTPIKCAEELSEGISDSRLVLVKEDHLFIRTKPDLLVMPILEFLYEVNLVEVDAKAEEKTSWPTA; encoded by the coding sequence TTGCTGGGTAAAATTACCGCACCCACGCTCATAGTGAACGGGACGAAAGATAATTCCACACCGATCAAATGTGCCGAAGAACTTTCCGAAGGGATATCAGATTCCAGACTGGTCCTTGTTAAAGAAGACCATTTATTCATAAGGACAAAACCGGACCTGCTGGTTATGCCCATTCTCGAATTTTTGTATGAAGTCAATTTGGTGGAAGTCGACGCAAAAGCAGAGGAGAAAACTTCATGGCCGACTGCCTGA